The sequence CCTcctcattattattacatttataagtattaccactgttaatattactattactattataattttcagcTTTCCCGTAATTCCCCTCTTCATTTGATATATTCCTGTTACCAATCTGCCCCTTATCACCTACTACTACCAAATCAATATTTGCTTTACTATAAATACTAGGATACACATTCGAATGAATACGCTCAATATGTAAAAGACAATTATTTAAAACTTCACATGTATCTACAATTGCAGTTTTGTATGCATAAATTTGCTTCTTCAACTCATCATCATTACTGATAAACATACACCAGTTTCCTAAACATTTAGAAACAATGATATCATAAAATTGATCTTCTATTTCCTTATCATCCCATTCTGGCATAATAGAACAACAGAAATTTAATgctggtaataataattcatttggAAATTCCCTAAGTGCCGAGTCGAAAGAACAATGAGATTTACTTTTACATAAGAAACATtctaatatgaataatatacgAAGCCACCTCCTTTTTAGCTCAAGTCGAAGCAAACTAAGCATagttatttgttttaaaaatatttctgtgTGCAATCGTATCTGTTCGTGGAACGCTGAAATGGTGGTGGATTCATCATTGCCATATGTTTCGATGTTGTTGATACTCCCTCCGTTTTTTGTTCCGTCTCCTGACCAAACCTCATCCATGTGTGGGGCAGATGCATCCACAGGCGTAGTAGCCTCGTACCCACACGGAACAGTCTCATTTCCCCTTTCCTTTTCCATCTCAGTTAGATCCTTGATCTTGGCCTCAGTGACATCCAACTTATGCTGCATTTTCTTGCACAAAACTAATAAATGCTCAATGGATAAggtatttaaatttttttttcttattatgtCAAATATTGTATCATTTTCTACATTCATTATGTTGTTAAACACTAAAGTTAAAGGATTCTTATCCTGCTTCTCATttctcattatatttttatttagttttttttcctcctcCATTAAGTTAATATTCGTATgtataaattcattttcattttctgtATTTTCAAATGGCTCTTTTATATCAGATATAATACTTAGTATTTGATTGGTTAAGTTAATTTCTATATCATTTCTAtcatcatttttgtttttaatatatatcatttgtCTTAATAACTCTAaacaagcatatatataactattacTTAACCAATATGCACATGTCACATGCCCCTTTTGCAGtttgtaataatttacaCCGGTATTATTCAACATACATTTAATGATAACTTCCCTCAATGGGCCTCTTAACAAGACTGTTGAACAacattgtaatattttatccaCCTGATATGTCTCTATGATATCCAAGTATTTGCATATGagcaataaatttttaatgttgCATATGTAATTGTAGTTTTCGTTTATGTTATCTTCATTTATCAGCACGCTCTCCAGAGTGTTTGCGTCATCATTCGCATTTCCACTTGTGCTATTTCCACCTCTACTACTAGTGTTTGAGCCATCATATCGAACGGACTTGTCTACTCCCTCTAGGGGTAACTTGCTCACCTTTACTGTACTATAGTATATGCACTTATCACAGTACTCGTCATCAAAAATAGAGCTTTCTATAaacttctttttcctttgttCTTCCAATGTTTTCATGTCGATCTTATTTTTGCCACATGAACAAAACAAGTTCTGATTGTCCGCTTGATCAGTTTCATTATTCTCAACACAGTTGATATAATTCTTTCTGTTgtagtataatttttcattaaatttactaaggtgcaaataataataaatacagtTAATTACTTGTAACGCGTCGattttttccttctcttGCTCGTCCGAAAAATGTTGAACATATACCCTCAGAATATATAGCTCTGCAGCATTcagagaaaataaattgtttatGCAGTAGTTAAACCACACGTCGTTGTAGGGGCTCTCATCAACGTTATCGTTAGCACTCACATTCATGTTATAGTCACCTGTGTCCTTTGTGTTACTGCTCAAATTGTAGTTAACACTGTCTTTCTCTATATAATTATCTCTATCATGTGCATTATCCTTTATGTTTGCACAGGTATCGTGGACCCCATATTTTACTTGCTCATCCTCATCCACGAAACCAATCTGTTCAGAGCCCTTTTTGATATCAGTAAAATCTATGGATACATTTCTTATAATCCCTTTTCTAATATGAGTCAAATGAACTTTACATATTTGTTCTACTATGATATCATTATCTATATCACTATTTATAAGGTGTaacaataaattttcaattttatcaTCAAACATTTGAACCCAGTGGATGATCATGCTATAGCAGCTTTCTCTTACTGACTTGTCTTTATCATTTAGTCCACAAAGTAATAACTCAAATTTCATATCCGAgggtatataaaaataaaaattttttaatttttcatatacacTTACTCGTACATTAtgatttatatcatttattctaactaaaaaattttttagaactattaaatattcatatgtattattattagtgtTGGTACTATTCGTTGtggtagtagtagcagtattattcatatttacatTACTGTCTTCTACACacattgatatattttttatagcaTTAATTCGGACAACATTATGAGAGTCGTCTAAACATTTCAAGTAACTAGCTCTTGTATTAAAATCTTGAAAGGGCTCTAGTATATTCAAACATAACACTCGAATATTATGATCCTTATCATTTAGtaaggataaaaatatattcacatgttttttgcataatttatttgaaacATCAATTTGTAATGCACATGCTTTTTTAACTAAtgcttttataattttacataaatttattcgTTGTTTCTTGtctttaagaaatatattatctaatAATCTATTCCACAATTTTGTAACGAGTTCATATTCTTGATTGCTATTAGTGTTATCACTATAGTTCgtacatttcttttttttttttctactacTCTCACATAGTAATATATCacagtaatataatatatcaaataagaagtccataatattattaaaattttcatccttagcattactttttataatctTTAAAAGAACCCTTGAgcataattcatatatacagtATTCGTTGATATATCTCTTATATtcaatatcatatatattaccttttattatattttttaatatatcttttatatagGAAAATCCGGTTTCACTATcgtatttatttgtatacacATAATGTATTGTtcttatgatattttttatgtgaatattttcatttcgaATTTTTAAGTTCATCAAGTTAGGCACACTACGGTCATTTGCTCCTTTCAATCTCTCTTCTTGATTTCTTTCATTCGTCTTTTTCAGCTTATACGATTTCATCATTTTGCCTCATTTTTTTCTCGAACGAAAAGTAGTGCAATTTTTCGACTCAATAAAACTGCGATTGCGATGGTGATTGTGTCTGTGAATGTTTATAAACTAGTGGCCATGAGAACAAGcagatatatatgtatatatatatatgcacacgtacatgcacatatatacgcaCGTGTATAGGTACATCTATAAGTACAAATAAATACGCTATAACACAACTACTTCACGCTTATTCTACTGCACATCCTTTCATCGTTGCCCCTTTGGGCGTTACCTTTAATTATCATGTATGGTAAAAACAAGAGCAAACTTCGATTTGAATTACAAAAAAGggtaaaaaaacaaatataacataCTAGGAGCCAGCATATacgcaaatatatttatgtacatatatatgtgtataaatcTATGCGTACATTCCAGCGGAGTTCTAAATGCATTTAAgctaaattattttacacaTTTTCAGTATAGTACAGGGGGGATAAGAAAAGGCCCCTACAATTTCGTAGTACGGCAAAAAATTAGcgcatttaaatatatacatgtaaatatatatatatatgtatatatattctcatGTACACACGTACTTTAtgaatgtataaatgtaaacGTTTATAATACTCATACGTCGCACATATATTACTTTACACTACATACATACGCACATGTAcaatatacgtatgtatatgcgtacgagactattttttaacttttgtCCGTTACAAATTCTCAAATTTAAATTCTCTTCAAAATGATGAATCGAATGCACAAAAAAGGAGAAGTAAAAATTTAAgctgtacatatatatatatgtgcatatatatgcgtatgcGCGCGTTTTAaaacttcattttttttttttttttttttttttgtaaaattggTAATCCTTAGCAAtaattttgctatttttactattcgcttttttaatttatttttagcagttttaatttatttaatcagttatttaaaaacagatttttttttcttttttttatataaaaacacaTGACAAAAATATCGAATGTATAATGTATGTGGCAGTTAAATGCAAATTCATCAGCTTGttatatacgtatttatgTGCATAACGTATGCATAATAAACGTGTACCTGGCGCTTAGGTAAGCAATTGCGCTGATTGTCAAACGCGAAAGATGTTATAtcagtatgtatatatataagatacatatatatgtacatatatatgcataaccATTTATGTATACCCATTTTTGTATAcccatttatacatatttccATGAAAACACAACAAAAGTTATTCATTACTTTCCCGTGTGTTTTtttatgggaaaaaaaaacgtttacaaattaaaaaaaaaaaatgccaTAGTTGTACACAAAAAAAGGGTTTTCATACCACACGGATGTATAAATATCCACATACgaatacatgcatataaatatatataaatatatacacataaatacatataaatatatacatatacatacatataaatatatacatataaatacatacatataaatacatacatataaatgcatacatataaatacatacatacatataaatacatacatacatatatatacatacatatatatacatacatatatatttatagacataaacatacgtacgtatgaGCTTACTCCATGTACGTTTATATCATGAACTgaaaaattactttttaaaaacataactGAAGATagacttttaaaaaaagatacagAATAATAGAGAGGTGTGTACATTGCAAAATTTTAATGCATTTTAATAAACTAATATAATGAAagcctttctttttttttttaaattctattttaagtaaaaactGTTTGTTTTAATCGGtagtttaaaaataagtatatattccCCCAGCTGTCTAGTATAGATATACTACGCGTTTCACTGCATATACGTGTGCTTATAACACCTGCACGTCGAGCGTTCATTCAAACAAGTAACTAAATTTCTTCAATTCAGATGCGAAAAGAATTGTTTGTGCCCACCCGCAGTTTGGACCAAATAGATTTTTTAGCTtcgtatataattttatgtataaggATGTTGTCAAAGCTTTTTTCTGAAGTTTTTGAGTATGTATAACAGTTGTCtgccttttcatttttgaatTATCACAAAATTGGGAATTCTTTTTTtggttattattatttgagtgttttccattttttgcgttatttttttccaggataatattttctatttttccaATTTGGTCAGTTTCGTTGTTTTTACCAATTTGGTcaattttgtcatttttgccatttttgccattttttccatttttgccattttttccatttttgccattttttccatttttgccattttttccatttttgccattttttccatttttgccATTTTTGTCAGTGTTACTCAAAGAATGCGCGATTTTATCATCACCTATgatgtttttataatatttataaataatatcatatatatgtgtatctATAGGTATACAATCAAATTTGTTCAAACCGAATAGACAAATGCAGTTGGCTACTTTTAAGCCTATACCTGGAAattgtattaatttatttatgcaattttttgttttgtcttccttttttaaatcttcTATCCATTTTTCGCTGCccatttttgttaatatttttgcacTCTCTATAACATAATTACTTCTGTAACCAAAACCTAAATTTCTTAAATCctcttcttttaatttagCTAATATTTGTATGCTTGGGAATTCATAAAAAGTAAACATTTTCATTCCTCTCTCTTCTTTTATCattgtttttaaattttcataaaatattttgttatcattatttatagaATTATTACCTCTACTTTGTCCCTTGTTTGATAGGGGTTTTTCCGCTTTAGTTTCTTCATCAGTATGATTGTTTCTCTGGAATTCTTTCTTCacctttaatttttgttctcTCAGTTTTTCATCTTTCAGCCTTTGCAAGTTTTCCTTCTGAATGCTTATACTTTGGTAGGCACGCTCTTCCGTGTTCATACTTTGGCAAGTGCGCTCTTCCACGTTTCCATTTTGACAATCCTTTTTTGTACCATAACGCTGCTCGGAATTTTCCCTCATGTCATACTTGTAATCCTGTGCACACTTCTccttatttatcatttttataattatatcttCGTTTTGAAATATAACAGTGGCAAGAAATTTTCCATAGCGTCTTTTCAAACAGTCAATCATCAAAGTTATCCTCGGAATGTTATTGTTTGTTGAGCacaaaaaggagaaaaaagaTTCAGTAGAATCCGTTTTTAATATCCTTAatcctttaattttattagtaaTTTCGTTCAttcttttatctttttttctccaAATATCAACATGTTTGTTTAAAGGAAAATGCAAATTAAAGAAGTCATGTACATCCTGATAATAATTGCTTGAATAATCTTCTTTATATGTATTGCGTGTACTGTTCATATtccctttttcattttctaacggtaatattttatatctatCATAAACACactgataaaatatattgctgtctgtttctttaaatagatatatttttttatttattgttcctatatatgtgttatattCCACTTCACTAAAACAAAATTCTTGACCTATTAATAAGCAGTATCTTAACTGTAAATCATCTGCTTTAACATTTAGTAATTTCCAATTGttctcataattttttataacatgGATGGACTCATCCAcatgaattaaattttttctttcccaATAATTCTTTGTGATACTTGAATGGGGATTACATATTTTGTTCTTCTCTTCTTTAATTCTTCTTTTGATATGTTtgttatccttttttttacccACCTCTTTTTCAACATTTTTAGTACTTCCAATATTATTAGTACTGCCAATATTATTAGTACTGCCAATATTATTAGTACCGCCAATATTATTAGTACTGCCAATATTATTAGTACTGCCAATATTATTAGTACTGCCAATATTATTAGTACTGCCAATATTATTAGTACTGCCAATATTATTAGTACTGCCAATATTATTAGTACTGCCAATATTATTAGTACTGCCAATATTATTAGTACTGCCAATATTATTAGTACTGCCAATATTATTAGTACTGCCAATATTATTAGTACTGCCAATATTATTAGTACTGCCAATATTATTAGTACTGCCAATATTATTAGTACTGCCAATATTATTAGTACTGCCAATATTATTAGTACTgccaatattattaatactgcCAATATTATTAGTACTGCTAATGTATGAAcagttcataatttttccatttgaactttttttttttttttttttcgttattttattttccactTTTAAATTGTATTTCCTCTTTGTAATGGTAcccattttatttattcctaTATGCTCAACTTTGTTGTTAtgtttacaaatataaatatgcttCATTAACAAAATCAAAAAAACATGacaaattttcattatccTTTTGAAAGGAGCAATACACCtaactattatttattttatatgcaatttcatttttacgaAAAATGTTACAGGGGGCTAGAGTAAACCGGTGAGTGGGTACTCGCATTTATGGGAAAGAAGTTGCGCAAAGTtaaattatatgtgtatctctaaaatggatatatatatatatatatatatatatatatatatatataaatatatgtatgcgaaaggaaatatatatattcatttatatgcaGTATACATGAGCACATGTACACATTCGTTTGTGCGTACTCCCCTGTTCATTGACTTCGAGCTGTTTTACAAAATAGCAGCGTTATCTCTAAGTAAGGTCGAAAATATTTCTACTCATTAACTCCATTAGCTTTctgaataaatattttttaccgCTTAAAAGATATCTGTAACCtcttgaaaaaattattaacacaATTGTtctaatataatgaataaaattaaaaaaaaaaaattttgcgAACAAACGTGCTTTTCATTAGTAAGGCACAAATATGTCTTACCTTTGAGCAAACATTTTTTGGAACCATGTAACATAAATTCAAAGTTGATTTtcgtaaaatgaaaatagtaTAATACGACAAAATAAGCAAAACTATTATcgaaatatggaaaaattaaaacgttCCTGCGTTTTTtgacaaattatttttgggCGTCCCCCTTATGATGATATCATTCCGAAAATTTCACTTGATGTGCATATTATGTTatgctttatatttttgtagggctattttttttcccgtccttttttttttttttttttttttttcgttcttttttgttttctttagTTTTATACGCAATAGtgtatactatttttaagtACAATATACACTTGCGCAATTAACagaaaatatgtttaattttttactattttgtgctatatttttttttttcttttatttcttctatttctttattcattttcttcCTCCCCTTTATGCAAAATACTTAAACTCCTTCAAAGCTAAGATGTAGGTGATAAACTTCCAATACATTTACTTCTtctaatacatatatatatatatatatatatatttttttttttttttttttgccaaacgaaaaaagaaaaaatgttatatttggAAAAGTTAAACTcttttatagaaaataagTATGCTTTGTCTAActggaagaagaaaaaatttctttggagatatagtttatattttagttttttttacatattactGTTATGTGGAATGTCCTATACATTAATTGTTAGGCTTTTAATTTCAAGCGAAAGTTTTAGCAATCATTCATGTTCTATATCTACCATTTTATTAGTGAAAAGAATGTATATGGTACTAttaacatttataattttaatgggatttttgaatttcttcttttctcgtttaacatatttatattcgaattttacaaatagcgaattttttaatttaggaatt comes from Plasmodium malariae genome assembly, chromosome: 7 and encodes:
- the MOP gene encoding merozoite organizing protein, putative encodes the protein MMKSYKLKKTNERNQEERLKGANDRSVPNLMNLKIRNENIHIKNIIRTIHYVYTNKYDSETGFSYIKDILKNIIKGNIYDIEYKRYINEYCIYELCSRVLLKIIKSNAKDENFNNIMDFLFDILYYCDILLCESSRKKKKKCTNYSDNTNSNQEYELVTKLWNRLLDNIFLKDKKQRINLCKIIKALVKKACALQIDVSNKLCKKHVNIFLSLLNDKDHNIRVLCLNILEPFQDFNTRASYLKCLDDSHNVVRINAIKNISMCVEDSNVNMNNTATTTTTNSTNTNNNTYEYLIVLKNFLVRINDINHNVRVSVYEKLKNFYFYIPSDMKFELLLCGLNDKDKSVRESCYSMIIHWVQMFDDKIENLLLHLINSDIDNDIIVEQICKVHLTHIRKGIIRNVSIDFTDIKKGSEQIGFVDEDEQVKYGVHDTCANIKDNAHDRDNYIEKDSVNYNLSSNTKDTGDYNMNVSANDNVDESPYNDVWFNYCINNLFSLNAAELYILRVYVQHFSDEQEKEKIDALQVINCIYYYLHLSKFNEKLYYNRKNYINCVENNETDQADNQNLFCSCGKNKIDMKTLEEQRKKKFIESSIFDDEYCDKCIYYSTVKVSKLPLEGVDKSVRYDGSNTSSRGGNSTSGNANDDANTLESVLINEDNINENYNYICNIKNLLLICKYLDIIETYQVDKILQCCSTVLLRGPLREVIIKCMLNNTGVNYYKLQKGHVTCAYWLSNSYIYACLELLRQMIYIKNKNDDRNDIEINLTNQILSIISDIKEPFENTENENEFIHTNINLMEEEKKLNKNIMRNEKQDKNPLTLVFNNIMNVENDTIFDIIRKKNLNTLSIEHLLVLCKKMQHKLDVTEAKIKDLTEMEKERGNETVPCGYEATTPVDASAPHMDEVWSGDGTKNGGSINNIETYGNDESTTISAFHEQIRLHTEIFLKQITMLSLLRLELKRRWLRILFILECFLCKSKSHCSFDSALREFPNELLLPALNFCCSIMPEWDDKEIEDQFYDIIVSKCLGNWCMFISNDDELKKQIYAYKTAIVDTCEVLNNCLLHIERIHSNVYPSIYSKANIDLVVVGDKGQIGNRNISNEEGNYGKAENYNSNSNINSGNTYKCNNNEEDDGISSYIFYDYNPPNECLLNYFATNQNAWYEYKVLLEKLEINTLRCEIYICVLGDLLMTHPNLYNDELIIYAVENIWNYLMGTINTSKYIQSICLRVFCKLLLTEYLGNYIYKLSNEEIYKLMKISSNRLRALFEMCFLISPSTYNCVQDFKKISTCTITNINSHDKLFLFSVFSMYPSMSETNLLVFHYTLEEVILKTCEGVLKYKLKTINFTNILTFMIFTILHKANIQFLVANFVKYIKWILLIIIEKGVALTNKSKIIELVFKIIQIYLFHDLNDLKNFEKNKSYENKDIKKRGRKKKTNTQDIQNDKKEQIDREIEKEYEKEFEKEMEKFQNNKEEGEHKTFTIFLKSILTNVNTTIKDLKIFYVLINFSMHSPDIIKSKNEIRYCEMIKECIDKKIEEIKSYFIKKGYIVRNGNEGEIQGKEDENGKKKENENDIENEKQTQSSSRTNGGNLLNVKEIEELKEEYIYEEIIEDYANYIGTLPSRSFSYPLIPRGIDNEGEMTKQEILDQINCNSISNINNIDRVNNIDRVNNSDRVNNIDRVNNIDRVNTDRVNTDRVNNIDRVNNIDRVNNIDSINNNNNCNYASLRASEVSVGLQRGEANTDLWRNGGSANYKGLVKNTARRSNESDGYNNAQVKNILEEFADANDSLLDISRNSCMDRDENYINKNKTHIKSIPNDNSVMNNNHALNFTTRNSDETVLYHDKDYSTYVGDSGEHIKNAEKKNDHHDYVNTTTNNNNTDIKHMLEKLNITSSEDSPENEPSSSSLNDYESAKNYADLNDDNSSCSSFNSNDSTAMAFKRLNKLKRTSYTNVVSK
- the OGG1 gene encoding N-glycosylase/DNA lyase, putative, which translates into the protein MKICHVFLILLMKHIYICKHNNKVEHIGINKMGTITKRKYNLKVENKITKKKKKKSSNGKIMNCSYISSTNNIGSINNIGSTNNIGSTNNIGSTNNIGSTNNIGSTNNIGSTNNIGSTNNIGSTNNIGSTNNIGSTNNIGSTNNIGSTNNIGSTNNIGSTNNIGSTNNIGSTNNIGSTNNIGGTNNIGSTNNIGSTNNIGSTKNVEKEVGKKKDNKHIKRRIKEEKNKICNPHSSITKNYWERKNLIHVDESIHVIKNYENNWKLLNVKADDLQLRYCLLIGQEFCFSEVEYNTYIGTINKKIYLFKETDSNIFYQCVYDRYKILPLENEKGNMNSTRNTYKEDYSSNYYQDVHDFFNLHFPLNKHVDIWRKKDKRMNEITNKIKGLRILKTDSTESFFSFLCSTNNNIPRITLMIDCLKRRYGKFLATVIFQNEDIIIKMINKEKCAQDYKYDMRENSEQRYGTKKDCQNGNVEERTCQSMNTEERAYQSISIQKENLQRLKDEKLREQKLKVKKEFQRNNHTDEETKAEKPLSNKGQSRGNNSINNDNKIFYENLKTMIKEERGMKMFTFYEFPSIQILAKLKEEDLRNLGFGYRSNYVIESAKILTKMGSEKWIEDLKKEDKTKNCINKLIQFPGIGLKVANCICLFGLNKFDCIPIDTHIYDIIYKYYKNIIGDDKIAHSLSNTDKNGKNGKNGKNGKNGKNGKNGKNGKNGKNGKNGKNGKNDKIDQIGKNNETDQIGKIENIILEKNNAKNGKHSNNNNQKKNSQFCDNSKMKRQTTVIHTQKLQKKALTTSLYIKLYTKLKNLFGPNCGWAQTILFASELKKFSYLFE